Proteins encoded by one window of Vidua chalybeata isolate OUT-0048 chromosome 8, bVidCha1 merged haplotype, whole genome shotgun sequence:
- the LOC128791352 gene encoding lysosomal acid lipase/cholesteryl ester hydrolase-like has product MWCLLVLLCSQGIAFSAGFTAASTAGVDTSRCKKSRNPECFMNVSEIIRYHGYPSEDYEVTTEDGYILAVYRIPAGRNDQNTGQRPAVFLQHAFLGDATHWISNLPNNSLGFVLADAGYDVWLGNSRGNTWSLKHKTLKPCQKEFWQFSFNEMGKYDIPAELNFIMNKTGQKDVYYIGHSEGSTAGFIAFYTYPELAKRVKVFFALGPVTACPHATSPLVKLTNLPEPLLRLVFGCKGAAHQIEFLKGPVTQFCTSLDKFCAHVLCYIAGGSVKNINASRVDTYVGHSPAGTSAHNIFHWRQLAHTDRFQAYDYGSKENMKKYNQTAPPEYKIEEIKTPIAVWSGGQDTFADPTDMARLLSRITNLIYHENFPAWGHLDFIWGLDATEKMYLKIIELLRKYF; this is encoded by the exons ATGTGGTGCCTCCtcgtgctgctctgctcccaaggAATTGCCTTTTCAGCAGGATTCACAGCAGCCTCCACTGCAGGTGTTGACACAAGCCGCTGCAAGAAGAGTCGCAACCCGGAATGTTTCATGAATGTT AGTGAAATTATCAGATATCATGGATACCCCAGTGAGGACTATGAAGTTACAACAGAGGATGGATACATTCTTGCTGTTTacagaattcctgctgggaggaATGACCAAAATACAG GGCAAAGGCCTGCAGTGTTCCTGCAACATGCTTTTCTAGGAGATGCTACTCACTGGATTTCCAACCTGCCCAACAACAGCTTGGGCTTTGTGCTCGCAGATGCTGGCTATGATGTCTGGTTGGGAAACAGCAGAGGGAACACCTGGTCTTTAAAACACAAGACCCTTAAGCCCTGCCAGAAGGAGTTCTGGCAGTTCAG CTTCAATGAAATGGGTAAATATGATattccagcagagctgaactTCATCATGAATAAAACTGGACAGAAGGATGTTTACTATATTGGTCACTCTGAAGGGTCAACTGCAG GCTTCATAGCATTTTATACATACCCTGAGCTGGCTAAACGGGTGAAAGTGTTCTTTGCTCTGGGCCCAGTAACTGCATGCCCACATGCTACAAGCCCTCTGGTTAAGTTAACAAATCTTCCTGAACCACTGCTCAGG tTAGTGTTTGGCTGCAAAGGAGCTGCACACCAGATCGAGTTTCTGAAAGGACCTGTGACACAGTTCTGTACAAGCCTGGATAAGTTTTGTGCCCATGTTCTCTGTTACATAGCTGGAGGCAGTGTAAAAAATATCAATGCT AGTCGAGTAGATACGTACGTAGGACATTCCCCAGCTGGAACATCGGCACACAACATTTTTCATTGGCGACAG CTAGCACATACAGATCGGTTTCAAGCTTATGACTATGGCTCTaaggaaaacatgaagaaatacaACCAG ACTGCTCCTCCTGAGTACAAGATAGAGGAGATAAAGACACCAATTGCTGTTTGGAGTGGTGGACAGGACACATTTGCAGACCCAACAGACATGGCAAGGCTGCTTTCTCGGATTACTAATCTCATTTACCATGAGAATTTTCCTGCATGGGGACATCTTGATTTCATCTGGGGCCTTGATGCAACTGAAAAAATGTATCTGAAAATCATTgaattattaagaaaatatttttga
- the ANKRD22 gene encoding ankyrin repeat domain-containing protein 22 isoform X2: protein MGILYSEPICQAAYNNDFNKVHLLLERNSNCLNVQDSFLGDTPLICACRQGNNRIVNYLLGKHADVNLRNKKDCTCLHYAVRKRFTFLDYVLIIILMPVMLIGYLLMVSKMKQNEYLVKMLLRAGVDVNATDSSGSTALHYACEMKNQAIIPLLLEAHADTSVKNQDGETPLDIARRLQFHNIENMIRKDS, encoded by the exons CCCATCTGTCAGGCAGCTTATAACAACGATTTCAATAAAGTTCATCTCCTTTTGGAGCGCAACAGCAACTGTTTGAATGTCCAGGACAGCTTCCTTGGAGACACCCCCTTAATTTGTGCATGTAGACAAGGAAACAACAGGATAGTTAACTATCTTCTTGGGAAACATGCTGATGTCAACCTCAGAAATAAG AAGGACTGCACTTGCCTCCATTATGCTGTGAGGAAACGGTTCACCTTCCTTGACTATGTGCTCATCATAATCCTCATGCCAGTTATGCTCATTGGATACCTGCTCATG GTCTCAAAGATGAAACAGAATGAATACTTGGTCAAGATGTTGCTTAGAGCTGGAGTCGATGTGAATGCTACAGACTCT tctggcagcacagcccttcaCTATGCTTGTGAAATGAAAAACCAGGCAATCATTCCTCTACTGCTTGAAGCTCATGCAGACACTTCTGTAAAGAATCAG GATGGGGAGACTCCCTTAGATATAGCAAGAAGATTACAGTTCCACAACATTGAAAACATGATAAGAAAAGATTCTTAG
- the ANKRD22 gene encoding ankyrin repeat domain-containing protein 22 isoform X1, with the protein MGSMDVLVKHVLMNIVFSLQPICQAAYNNDFNKVHLLLERNSNCLNVQDSFLGDTPLICACRQGNNRIVNYLLGKHADVNLRNKKDCTCLHYAVRKRFTFLDYVLIIILMPVMLIGYLLMVSKMKQNEYLVKMLLRAGVDVNATDSSGSTALHYACEMKNQAIIPLLLEAHADTSVKNQDGETPLDIARRLQFHNIENMIRKDS; encoded by the exons ATGGGAAGTATGGATGTCTTAGTGAAACACGTGCTGATGAATATTGTCTTCTCACTTCAGCCCATCTGTCAGGCAGCTTATAACAACGATTTCAATAAAGTTCATCTCCTTTTGGAGCGCAACAGCAACTGTTTGAATGTCCAGGACAGCTTCCTTGGAGACACCCCCTTAATTTGTGCATGTAGACAAGGAAACAACAGGATAGTTAACTATCTTCTTGGGAAACATGCTGATGTCAACCTCAGAAATAAG AAGGACTGCACTTGCCTCCATTATGCTGTGAGGAAACGGTTCACCTTCCTTGACTATGTGCTCATCATAATCCTCATGCCAGTTATGCTCATTGGATACCTGCTCATG GTCTCAAAGATGAAACAGAATGAATACTTGGTCAAGATGTTGCTTAGAGCTGGAGTCGATGTGAATGCTACAGACTCT tctggcagcacagcccttcaCTATGCTTGTGAAATGAAAAACCAGGCAATCATTCCTCTACTGCTTGAAGCTCATGCAGACACTTCTGTAAAGAATCAG GATGGGGAGACTCCCTTAGATATAGCAAGAAGATTACAGTTCCACAACATTGAAAACATGATAAGAAAAGATTCTTAG